The genomic stretch CTGGGTGATGATCGTCCTTAGATCGCAGGCAGCCGTGGCGAGCGCGCTGACCGTTTCCTCCACCGCTTTAGTCGTGTCGCCGGCAAGAACCAGAGCGTTCAGATAGGCTTCGAGCGTGGCTATTGTCACCGGTTCACCTCCCAATGCCTCGGTCTGAGAACACAGCCCACCACGCGCTTGACCTTTAGGGAAGTTTATTGTTTTAACCGTGCAGATAAATTTTTCTAAGTGATCTTGATGAGGAACCTGACACTAAGACAGTTGCGGTCCATCGTTCGGATCGCGGAAGAGGGGAAAATCGCGAGTGCCGCCAAATATTTGGGTGTCACTGCTCCTGCAGTGACACTGCAGCTTCAGGCCTTGGAGGAGGAGCTTGGCACGTCGCTCTTCGACCGCACGACTGCCGGCATGCGTCCGACTGCCGCAGGACTTGCTGCGATTGATGCCGCCCATGCGATCGAGGAACAACTCCTCCTGCTCGCCGAGCGCATCGATGCAATTAGGGGCGTCCGGCGCGGCCATCTGCGGCTGGGGGTGGTCTCGACCGCAAAGTATTTCGCACCCAGAATTATTGCAGAGTTTGGCCGGGAGTTTCCCGGGCTGGACATCGACCTGAAGGTCGGAAACCGGGCCGAAATAATTGGTGCATTATCGGACCATGCCGTAGACATCGCGCTGATGGGCCGCCCGCCGAAGAACATTCCGGTCCGTGCCCAGGTGTTCGGCGACCATCCCCTAGTCATCATCAGCGCGCCCGACCATCCTCTTGCCGGTGCACGTGACATTTCCCGGGAACGGATAGCAAAGGAGAGGTTTCTGGTTCGAGAGCCTGGATCGGGAACTCGTATTTCGCTGGAGGTGTTCTTCGCCCCGGTCCCCTCCAAGCTGGAGAATATCGGCAGCGAGATGGGGTCGAACGAAACGATCAAGCAGGCGGTGATGGCCGGGCTAGGCGTCGCCTTCATTTCTGCCCACACGATCGAAGCGGAAGTCCAGGCGGGTAGGCTTCGGGTGCTCGACGTGGAAGGTACGCCAATCCGGCGCCAGTGGTTTGCTGTCTCGCGCTCCGACCGCAGCCCCACATCAGCCGGTGAAGCCTTTCTGACGTTCCTATCCCAGAAGGGTGCGCAATACCTTCCCCTCGCATTACCGCTCTACCGGCGGGTTGAACTCCCGACCTGACTTGCTCTGCGCTTCGGGGTAGAAGGCTGACTTCCGTCCTGCCGCTCGAGAAGGTATTGAGATGTTCTGGTTATGAGGGTGGTATGGTTCAGGCGCGCGATACTCACGCGTCAGGCGGCGCATATCATACGCGTACCCGGCTTTATTCCTAATAGGGTTTTCCTTGGGCGCCATACGATGCAGCTATAGCCGCCACCTGCCTGCACCGCCCAGTGTGGGTAACGTTATCCTGACGAGACATTAGCCTGCCAGTCGGTCGCGGCGACGCCTAAAGACGCGATCAACCACTGCGCCTGAAAGGTATCGCTAGTAGACCGCGCCTCTGGTTCGGGAGAGCGTCAGGTGAATAGGATTCATCGAAGGATGAGATGTAAGAATTTCTCTCGTTCAGCCTTCCATGCCACGTTTGCTGAGGTCTGTAGCGAGGAGGCTGCATGACCGGGTCCGTCATCGTCAGGTGAGGGTCCAGGCACGTCGTGAGTGCAATAGAACGATGGGAGGGAAACTTGAGAAAAGACAATCTACGTAGGACGGTCGTTGCCGCCGCATTGGCAGGAGTGGTCGCAGGCTCAGTCGGGACAGGCGCCGCTGCTG from Pseudorhizobium banfieldiae encodes the following:
- a CDS encoding LysR family transcriptional regulator, with amino-acid sequence MRNLTLRQLRSIVRIAEEGKIASAAKYLGVTAPAVTLQLQALEEELGTSLFDRTTAGMRPTAAGLAAIDAAHAIEEQLLLLAERIDAIRGVRRGHLRLGVVSTAKYFAPRIIAEFGREFPGLDIDLKVGNRAEIIGALSDHAVDIALMGRPPKNIPVRAQVFGDHPLVIISAPDHPLAGARDISRERIAKERFLVREPGSGTRISLEVFFAPVPSKLENIGSEMGSNETIKQAVMAGLGVAFISAHTIEAEVQAGRLRVLDVEGTPIRRQWFAVSRSDRSPTSAGEAFLTFLSQKGAQYLPLALPLYRRVELPT